The Ketogulonicigenium robustum nucleotide sequence CACCCACCATCAACGCCGGAGTGTCTGTTCGACCCCGCGTACGGTTATTGGTGGCCACCCTCTCTCCATCACGCGCGATAGCAAGGGCCGTAGCTCCGATTGCATTGATTTCATTTGAAATGGTTCTGGTCGAAACAACCTTGAGTTCAGTGAGCTCGTTAGCCCTCCTCTTAACATTCTCGATGAGAACAAGATCCTTGTATCGACGGTGCACCGCCGCTGCCGTCGGCTTTTTGAGGTCTAATGCGACATCCTCGATAGCCTGACGGATGAGCTCAGCCGTACGCCAGCATATACGTCTTTGACGATTTCCGCGTAGCCATGTCTGGTCGGCTAAAGCCATATCGTCATAGTCGGAGCCGATATATCGTTGCCAATATAGCTTCAGCGTGCGGCCACATGGCAGAAAAGCACCCTCACGGGTGCCACCTCCACGCGGGGCCAAGTGGATCGGTCGCTTAGTGTAGTATTGACGCGCTATCTCGAGGATGGCGCGCTTGGTCTTGGGTTCATCAAGAGATGCAGCCGTGACTGCAGTTCCGCGAACGACACAAGCCTCTACACCGAGGCACAGCGCTTTTCGAAATTCAAGATCATCTCTAGCTTTCTCCGTCAGCTGTCCCTTATGAAATCGGCCATTATCTCGGATTCGTCGGGACGCCTCATCCGATTTACTGTGGATGTGCGATTGCGACGCGCTTTGATGCGCTGATTTGGCCAAGAATTCCTGGAGAGTCCAAATCTCGACATCGCCGCCATCCATGCTCTCCGCACGAAACGATCCATCCGTAGAGGGTTTCAACAAGTGAGATCTACCGTGCACCGTCAACTTAGTTCCTGACACAACAAAAGGCTTGAATTTCAGACTCATGCTTCGCGCCTCCAAATTCGCGATTCCTGCGCAATCACAGCATCCAAATCCGCACCCAAGCCTCCCCTAGCGATAAGGCGCAGGCATGATTTGAACACGCGCCCAGAGGTGAGATCGGTGTGGGGGAATAGGTCACGGACACGCCAAAGCGAGTGCAGGTTGAGTGCCAGATCCTCGACAATTTCGTCGGCGATCCGGTCCTTCTCTAGGAACACCATATGATGCATGCGCCGCAGATTATTTCGACGTGCGCGGCTATAAGCGTCGGCGTCAACGACAATAAAACGATCAGAGGACATTTGTCGTACGGCTAAGCGAATAGCTTCGATCTCAACCCATGTTGAAGGCTTCTGAAGACTCGTAGCATTGCGTACGAATAGATACGCAGCCATGCCGGACGTCCAAGTTATCCTGAAGTCAGGATAGTGAGATTTTCCCTGGCCATCAGCGTTCACATATTTGAAACGCACCGGCTGGAATTCGACGTTGTACACGTAAGGGCTGATAAGAAGCTCGTGCGCAACCGCTATCTCGGCCAAGCTCTCCGCCATCCCGACCTTCGGGACCCAACCGTTGGCCGCCGTCCGATAAGTCAGTGCAACCTTCTGACTGACGCTGCTCACCGCCAATGGATTTCGCGCGCCCGTCCAAGGAAGAACGCCGGGGATGGGGCCTATCTCGATCTTGCCAGCTGACCTCAGCTTAGGGGCACTGTGCGCCCACTCGTCATGGTCTATTTCATATCGATTTTGCATATTTCATCCTGTGCGGGCGACTATGCGCCGCTGGACCAAAGGGCCCGAATACCGTGTTATTTTTGAAAAAGGTGCTCAAGGCGGGCTTCATCAACCATCAGGAGGCGCGCCAACCGCTCGCCACCCGGATCATAGGCGATCCGCTCTATGTCACTGCGCCGGAATATCTTGCGGGACTCGTGTGCAAGCACCAGAGCCTCCACACCACATTCAGCGATATACTCTTGCGTGGCTTCAAAAGTTGCTTTGCGCGTCCCTGATAAAGCGCGCAACACAATGTGCGCGTTGGCGAAGTGCTCAAGGTCTGCATGCAAGATGAAAAGGCACGCCCGATTGGCCAATCGATAGTCCGAGAATGTTCCGGGGAGATACTCGGCCGCTACCAACGCATGGATCGTACCAGGTATCACACCAAGCAACCGCGCCGCCTCCGCTGCAGTAAGCACCTCAGGTGGGACGGCTCCGATCTGTACACGCAATTCGGAGAGAGAGACGAGGAAATCCGGCAACCGAAATGGCACGGCACAGGGCGAGGCCAGTTTCAGGGTGCCGGCAACCGCTCGACCGATAAGGGATGTCAATGTGCAGTGACTACGCCGCGCCGCCTCCTGCAGCGAGACATGGTCGTCCGTCAGTACCACATTGCATGTTGTAGCCGCCCTCAAATCTGCCGAGAGGCGCAGTATTTCCCTTTCGTGGAAGAACGGCATGCAGCCATCATCCGCCGGAAAATGCAGCTTCAAGACACCTTCTGCGCACAGGCGTTCGATGGTGTATTTGTCCGCCCCAAGGGCAGCGCGGGTGACCGCTATGGTGGACAGTTTTTTCACCACACTGACGGCCTCGTCGATCACGGCAGTCGAAATCAGCAAGCCCCGGTCGCTGATCGTGTTGTCCGAGACTTTATCTCGCAAAAACCCCATTAACTTCAGCTGTCGATTGAGAAGTGAGTTAGCAACGCCGCCTTCTCGGGCACCGATAGCCACGGTCATCACGCGTGATCTGCCGTTGACCTCGCCCAAGATGGATGAGTTTGGAGGCACATGGAAATTGTCGAGAATGAACTCCCGCACCAAAGTCCTTAGGCCATCAAAACAAGGATCTTTGCGACGTTCCCGCAGGCAGGTTAATATCTGGGGATAGAGCTTTCCATAATCTGCGCCATCATCCATCGAGGCAGTCTGAATAGACTTGAGCCGCGATAGGAGCGCGTCAGGCCCCTTTTGAAAGAGTTTAAATCCGACAGAACCGGCCTTGACGATTTCGATCGGTGAAAGGCTCTTCATGTTCCGCTTGGGACCATAGGCGAGCAGTGCTCCCAGCGCCTCGCAAAAAACAGCGACAACGTGAAACTCGAACGAATCTGGCCAACTTTCCCCTGTGCCGTGCTCGATCCGACCGTCCAGATAGAGTTCTAGCTCTTGGTCTTGGCTTTCAACCTTTTGGGCTTGGATGTGGGCCCGTGGCGCAAAGTATGCGCCAAAATCCTGGGCGTTTTTAGACGTCGTATTGAGAGAGATAGCCTCCAACAGAACGCCGTGCTGTGCGCATGTTCGAATGTGACGGACCTGCCAACGGCCACATTGCCATGCCTCCTGCCCTTGCGCGCGGGCCTCCAGCATACAGACCAGGCAAACTTGCCCGCCGGTTCGC carries:
- a CDS encoding TniQ family protein; this encodes MPIQVGTAETAASALGRGARANGYAHLQDICSDQGISLRELANGQPHEVKHAAVLIGADADVLLFNTPRLQDDGRFELGRENIKFTALTRTGGQVCLVCMLEARAQGQEAWQCGRWQVRHIRTCAQHGVLLEAISLNTTSKNAQDFGAYFAPRAHIQAQKVESQDQELELYLDGRIEHGTGESWPDSFEFHVVAVFCEALGALLAYGPKRNMKSLSPIEIVKAGSVGFKLFQKGPDALLSRLKSIQTASMDDGADYGKLYPQILTCLRERRKDPCFDGLRTLVREFILDNFHVPPNSSILGEVNGRSRVMTVAIGAREGGVANSLLNRQLKLMGFLRDKVSDNTISDRGLLISTAVIDEAVSVVKKLSTIAVTRAALGADKYTIERLCAEGVLKLHFPADDGCMPFFHEREILRLSADLRAATTCNVVLTDDHVSLQEAARRSHCTLTSLIGRAVAGTLKLASPCAVPFRLPDFLVSLSELRVQIGAVPPEVLTAAEAARLLGVIPGTIHALVAAEYLPGTFSDYRLANRACLFILHADLEHFANAHIVLRALSGTRKATFEATQEYIAECGVEALVLAHESRKIFRRSDIERIAYDPGGERLARLLMVDEARLEHLFQK